A window of Castor canadensis chromosome 10, mCasCan1.hap1v2, whole genome shotgun sequence contains these coding sequences:
- the Lats2 gene encoding serine/threonine-protein kinase LATS2 isoform X2: MMTCSYISMLPSQEMAGRALKQTGSRSIEAALEYISKMGYLDPRNEQIVRVIKQTSPGKVVAPSPVARRPSFEGTGEAFASYHPLGGAAYQGPEEMQRPYVDFLFPGVGPHSVPGHQHTAKGYSAAVEPAGAHFPAAGAALPLPGAHYSRPHLLVAAEPLGYAVQRSPSFQSKTPPEPGGYAGLPAKGQGAPPAAARDLAFPAPAPGLYVPHGHHKPAGPGTHPLHVIGARGQGFAGDSAAQGLLAPSRNSLNVDLYEMAGAPVQQWPTATLARRDSLQKPGLEAPRPHVAFRPSGPGPSRTNSFNGQQLRAAAGQAEPSLPAPNTVTTVTAAHILHPVKSVRVLRPEPQTAVGPLHPAWVPAAPPTDGLDTKDEHPLGLGGASAHPLDVEYSPDRRCPPPPYPKHLLFPSKSEQYDLDLDSLCAGVEQSLHGGTPSEPDRSDKSHKSAKGDKGGKDKKQIQTSPVPVRKNSRDEEKRESRIKSYSPYAFKFFMEQHVENVIKTYQQKVNRRLQLEQEMAKAGLCEAEQEQMRKILYQKESNYNRLKRAKMDKSMFIKIKTLGIGAFGEVCLACKVDTHALYAMKTLRKKDVLNRNQVAHVKAERDILAEADNEWVVKLYYSFQDKDSLYFVMDYIPGGDMMSLLIRMEVFPEHLARFYIAELTLAIESVHKMGFIHRDIKPDNILIDLDGHIKLTDFGLCTGFRWTHNSKYYQKGNHIRQDSMEPGDLWDDVSNCRCGDRLKTLEQRAQKQHQRCLAHSLVGTPNYIAPEVLLRKGYTQLCDWWSVGVILFEMLVGQPPFLAPTPTETQLKVINWENTLHIPAQVKLSPEARDLITKLCCAADCRLGRDGADDLKAHPFFSTIDFSGDIRKQPAPYVPTVSHPMDTSNFDPVDEESPWNEASEGSAKAWDTLTSPNNKHPEHAFYEFTFRRFFDDNGYPFRCPKPPGPEALQPENSGVENSDLDQSKGCQPVYV, from the exons ATGATGACATGCTCTTACATCTCCATGCTTCCCTCCCAGGAGATGGCAGGCAGAGCGCTCAAGCAGACAGGCAGCAGGAGTATTGAAGCTGCCCTGGAGTACATCAGTAAGATGGGCTACCTGGACCCAAGGAACGAACAGATTGTACGCGTCATTAAACAGACCTCCCCAG GAAAGGTGGTCGCACCCAGCCCGGTGGCACGAAGGCCCAGCTTTGAAGGCACTGGCGAGGCGTTCGCATCCTACCACCCGCTGGGTGGCGCGGCCTATCAGGGCCCGGAGGAGATGCAGCGGCCCTACGTGGACTTCCTCTTCCCAGGTGTCGGCCCCCACAGCGTGCCTGGTCACCAGCACACCGCCAAGGGCTACAGCGCGGCTGTGGAGCCGGCGGGCGCGCACTTCCCTGCCGCGGGCGCCGCACTGCCGCTGCCGGGCGCACACTACAGCCGCCCACACCTGCTGGTGGCCGCCGAGCCGCTGGGCTATGCCGTGCAGCGCAGCCCGTCCTTCCAGAGCAAGACGCCGCCCGAGCCGGGAGGCTACGCCGGCCTGCCAGCCAAGGGCCAGGGAGCCCCGCCGGCCGCCGCCCGGGACCTGGCTTTCCCAGCCCCTGCCCCGGGGCTGTATGTGCCGCATGGGCACCACAAGCCAGCGGGGCCTGGGACGCACCCCCTGCACGTGATCGGGGCCCGGGGCCAGGGCTTCGCGGGTGACAGCGCCGCGCAGGGGCTGCTCGCGCCCTCCAGAAACAGCCTCAACGTGGACTTGTATGAGATGGCCGGCGCCCCGGTGCAGCAGTGGCCGACCGCCACCCTGGCCCGGCGGGACTCGCTGCAGAAGCCAGGCCTTGAGGCACCACGCCCACACGTGGCCTTCAGGCCCAGCGGCCCAGGGCCCAGCAGGACCAACTCCTTCAACGGCCAGCAGCTGCGGGCCGCCGCCGGCCAGGCCGAGCCCTCGCTACCCGCGCCCAACACCGTCACCACAGTGACGGCCGCGCACATCCTGCACCCGGTGAAGAGCGTGCGTGTGCTGAGGCCCGAGCCGCAGACTGCCGTGGGGCCTTTGCACCCGGCCTGGGTGCCTGCCGCCCCGCCCACCGATGGCCTGGATACCAAGGATGAGCACCCCCTGGGCCTGGGCGGTGCCAGCGCCCACCCGCTGGACGTGGAGTACAGCCCGGACCGCAGGTGCCCGCCGCCGCCCTACCCGAAGCACCTGCTGTTTCCCAGCAAGTCCGAGCAGTACGACCTGGACCTGGACAGCCTGTGCGCCGGCGTAGAACAGAGCCTCCATGGGGGAACGCCCTCGGAGCCCGACAGGAGCGACAAGAGCCACAAGAGCGCAAAGGGGGACAAAGGAGGCAAGGACAAAAAGCAGATCCAGACCTCCCCGGTCCCAGTCCGCAAAAACAGCAGAGACGAGGAGAAGAGAGAATCGCGCATCAAGAGCTACTCCCCGTATGCCTTTAAGTTCTTCATGGAGCAGCATGTGGAAAACGTCATAAAAACCTACCAGCAGAAGGTCAACCGCAGGTTGCAGCTGGAGCAAGAAATGGCCAAA GCTGGACTCTGCGAGGCTGAACAGGAACAGATGAGGAAGATCCTCTACCAGAAGGAGTCTAATTACAACAGGCTGAAGAGGGCCAAGATGGACAAGTCAATGTTCATAAAGATCAAAACCCTGGGCATCGGTGCCTTTGGGGAAGTGTGCCTTGCCTGTAAGGTGGACACTCATGCCCTGTATGCCATGAAGACCCTGAGGAAGAAAGACGTCCTGAACCGGAATCAGGTGGCCCACGTCAAAGCAGAGAGGGACATCCTGGCTGAGGCGGACAACGAGTGGGTGGTCAAACTCTACTACTCCTTCCAAGACAAGGACAGCCTGTACTTTGTAATGGACTACATCCCTGGGGGGGACATGATGAGCCTGCTGATCCGGATGGAGGTCTTTCCAGAGCACCTGGCCCGCTTCTACATCGCCGAGTTGACTCTGGCCATTGAGAGTGTCCACAAGATGGGCTTCATCCACCGAGACATCAAGCCTGACAACATTTTGATAGACCTTGATGGTCACATCAAACTGACAGATTTTGGCCTCTGCACTGGGTTTAGGTGGACTCACAATTCCAAATACTACCAGAAAG GAAACCACATCAGACAGGACAGCATGGAGCCTGGTGACCTCTGGGACGATGTATCTAACTGTCGATGCGGGGACAGGCTGAAGACCCTGGAGCAGAGAGCACAGAAACAGCACCAACGGTGCCTGGCTCATTCCCTGGTTGGGACTCCAAATTACATTGCACCGGAAGTGCTTCTGCGCAAAG GTTACACACAGCTCTGCGATTGGTGGAGTGTCGGTGTGATTCTCTTTGAGATGCTGGTGGGGCAGCCACCCTTTCTAGCACCTACTCCCACAGAAACCCAGCTGAAG GTGATTAACTGGGAGAACACGCTCCACATTCCCGCCCAGGTCAAGCTGAGTCCTGAGGCCAGGGACCTCATCACCAAACTGTGCTGTGCTGCTGACTGCCGCCTGGGGAGGGACGGTGCTGATGACCTGAAGGCTCACCCGTTCTTCAGCACCATTGACTTCTCTGGCGACATCCGGAAGCAGCCAGCCCCTTATGTCCCCACGGTCAGCCACCCCATGGACACATCAAATTTTGACCCTGTAGATGAAGAAAGCCCTTGGAACGAGGCCAGCGAAGGTAGTGCCAAGGCCTGGGACACGCTCACCTCCCCCAACAACAAGCACCCCGAGCATGCCTTTTACGAGTTCACTTTCCGGAGGTTCTTTGACGACAATGGCTACCCCTTCAGATGCCCCAAGCCTCCCGGGCCAGAAGCTCTGCAGCCTGAGAACTCAGGTGTAGAGAATTCCGACCTGGATCAGAGCAAAGGCTGCCAGCCAGTGTACGTGTGA
- the Lats2 gene encoding serine/threonine-protein kinase LATS2 isoform X4: MQRPYVDFLFPGVGPHSVPGHQHTAKGYSAAVEPAGAHFPAAGAALPLPGAHYSRPHLLVAAEPLGYAVQRSPSFQSKTPPEPGGYAGLPAKGQGAPPAAARDLAFPAPAPGLYVPHGHHKPAGPGTHPLHVIGARGQGFAGDSAAQGLLAPSRNSLNVDLYEMAGAPVQQWPTATLARRDSLQKPGLEAPRPHVAFRPSGPGPSRTNSFNGQQLRAAAGQAEPSLPAPNTVTTVTAAHILHPVKSVRVLRPEPQTAVGPLHPAWVPAAPPTDGLDTKDEHPLGLGGASAHPLDVEYSPDRRCPPPPYPKHLLFPSKSEQYDLDLDSLCAGVEQSLHGGTPSEPDRSDKSHKSAKGDKGGKDKKQIQTSPVPVRKNSRDEEKRESRIKSYSPYAFKFFMEQHVENVIKTYQQKVNRRLQLEQEMAKAGLCEAEQEQMRKILYQKESNYNRLKRAKMDKSMFIKIKTLGIGAFGEVCLACKVDTHALYAMKTLRKKDVLNRNQVAHVKAERDILAEADNEWVVKLYYSFQDKDSLYFVMDYIPGGDMMSLLIRMEVFPEHLARFYIAELTLAIESVHKMGFIHRDIKPDNILIDLDGHIKLTDFGLCTGFRWTHNSKYYQKGNHIRQDSMEPGDLWDDVSNCRCGDRLKTLEQRAQKQHQRCLAHSLVGTPNYIAPEVLLRKGYTQLCDWWSVGVILFEMLVGQPPFLAPTPTETQLKVINWENTLHIPAQVKLSPEARDLITKLCCAADCRLGRDGADDLKAHPFFSTIDFSGDIRKQPAPYVPTVSHPMDTSNFDPVDEESPWNEASEGSAKAWDTLTSPNNKHPEHAFYEFTFRRFFDDNGYPFRCPKPPGPEALQPENSGVENSDLDQSKGCQPVYV; the protein is encoded by the exons ATGCAGCGGCCCTACGTGGACTTCCTCTTCCCAGGTGTCGGCCCCCACAGCGTGCCTGGTCACCAGCACACCGCCAAGGGCTACAGCGCGGCTGTGGAGCCGGCGGGCGCGCACTTCCCTGCCGCGGGCGCCGCACTGCCGCTGCCGGGCGCACACTACAGCCGCCCACACCTGCTGGTGGCCGCCGAGCCGCTGGGCTATGCCGTGCAGCGCAGCCCGTCCTTCCAGAGCAAGACGCCGCCCGAGCCGGGAGGCTACGCCGGCCTGCCAGCCAAGGGCCAGGGAGCCCCGCCGGCCGCCGCCCGGGACCTGGCTTTCCCAGCCCCTGCCCCGGGGCTGTATGTGCCGCATGGGCACCACAAGCCAGCGGGGCCTGGGACGCACCCCCTGCACGTGATCGGGGCCCGGGGCCAGGGCTTCGCGGGTGACAGCGCCGCGCAGGGGCTGCTCGCGCCCTCCAGAAACAGCCTCAACGTGGACTTGTATGAGATGGCCGGCGCCCCGGTGCAGCAGTGGCCGACCGCCACCCTGGCCCGGCGGGACTCGCTGCAGAAGCCAGGCCTTGAGGCACCACGCCCACACGTGGCCTTCAGGCCCAGCGGCCCAGGGCCCAGCAGGACCAACTCCTTCAACGGCCAGCAGCTGCGGGCCGCCGCCGGCCAGGCCGAGCCCTCGCTACCCGCGCCCAACACCGTCACCACAGTGACGGCCGCGCACATCCTGCACCCGGTGAAGAGCGTGCGTGTGCTGAGGCCCGAGCCGCAGACTGCCGTGGGGCCTTTGCACCCGGCCTGGGTGCCTGCCGCCCCGCCCACCGATGGCCTGGATACCAAGGATGAGCACCCCCTGGGCCTGGGCGGTGCCAGCGCCCACCCGCTGGACGTGGAGTACAGCCCGGACCGCAGGTGCCCGCCGCCGCCCTACCCGAAGCACCTGCTGTTTCCCAGCAAGTCCGAGCAGTACGACCTGGACCTGGACAGCCTGTGCGCCGGCGTAGAACAGAGCCTCCATGGGGGAACGCCCTCGGAGCCCGACAGGAGCGACAAGAGCCACAAGAGCGCAAAGGGGGACAAAGGAGGCAAGGACAAAAAGCAGATCCAGACCTCCCCGGTCCCAGTCCGCAAAAACAGCAGAGACGAGGAGAAGAGAGAATCGCGCATCAAGAGCTACTCCCCGTATGCCTTTAAGTTCTTCATGGAGCAGCATGTGGAAAACGTCATAAAAACCTACCAGCAGAAGGTCAACCGCAGGTTGCAGCTGGAGCAAGAAATGGCCAAA GCTGGACTCTGCGAGGCTGAACAGGAACAGATGAGGAAGATCCTCTACCAGAAGGAGTCTAATTACAACAGGCTGAAGAGGGCCAAGATGGACAAGTCAATGTTCATAAAGATCAAAACCCTGGGCATCGGTGCCTTTGGGGAAGTGTGCCTTGCCTGTAAGGTGGACACTCATGCCCTGTATGCCATGAAGACCCTGAGGAAGAAAGACGTCCTGAACCGGAATCAGGTGGCCCACGTCAAAGCAGAGAGGGACATCCTGGCTGAGGCGGACAACGAGTGGGTGGTCAAACTCTACTACTCCTTCCAAGACAAGGACAGCCTGTACTTTGTAATGGACTACATCCCTGGGGGGGACATGATGAGCCTGCTGATCCGGATGGAGGTCTTTCCAGAGCACCTGGCCCGCTTCTACATCGCCGAGTTGACTCTGGCCATTGAGAGTGTCCACAAGATGGGCTTCATCCACCGAGACATCAAGCCTGACAACATTTTGATAGACCTTGATGGTCACATCAAACTGACAGATTTTGGCCTCTGCACTGGGTTTAGGTGGACTCACAATTCCAAATACTACCAGAAAG GAAACCACATCAGACAGGACAGCATGGAGCCTGGTGACCTCTGGGACGATGTATCTAACTGTCGATGCGGGGACAGGCTGAAGACCCTGGAGCAGAGAGCACAGAAACAGCACCAACGGTGCCTGGCTCATTCCCTGGTTGGGACTCCAAATTACATTGCACCGGAAGTGCTTCTGCGCAAAG GTTACACACAGCTCTGCGATTGGTGGAGTGTCGGTGTGATTCTCTTTGAGATGCTGGTGGGGCAGCCACCCTTTCTAGCACCTACTCCCACAGAAACCCAGCTGAAG GTGATTAACTGGGAGAACACGCTCCACATTCCCGCCCAGGTCAAGCTGAGTCCTGAGGCCAGGGACCTCATCACCAAACTGTGCTGTGCTGCTGACTGCCGCCTGGGGAGGGACGGTGCTGATGACCTGAAGGCTCACCCGTTCTTCAGCACCATTGACTTCTCTGGCGACATCCGGAAGCAGCCAGCCCCTTATGTCCCCACGGTCAGCCACCCCATGGACACATCAAATTTTGACCCTGTAGATGAAGAAAGCCCTTGGAACGAGGCCAGCGAAGGTAGTGCCAAGGCCTGGGACACGCTCACCTCCCCCAACAACAAGCACCCCGAGCATGCCTTTTACGAGTTCACTTTCCGGAGGTTCTTTGACGACAATGGCTACCCCTTCAGATGCCCCAAGCCTCCCGGGCCAGAAGCTCTGCAGCCTGAGAACTCAGGTGTAGAGAATTCCGACCTGGATCAGAGCAAAGGCTGCCAGCCAGTGTACGTGTGA